The following proteins are co-located in the Bacillota bacterium genome:
- a CDS encoding methyltransferase produces MKRRDDFYKTLRHIRPERLIIDLGGNPLSSMEGRSMYKLLEFLGYEQDKDNIDILPFGKVRKLDERLLEYFDIDTRSVGAILHPKKSLYRKVSDNEYVDEWGIRRKYTGMYWDIVDYPLKGASLEDLELFEWPDPESIDISELENYTREAERLYKETDYIICAEHPVYGIFELGCWMCGFDDFLLKMAIDQDFVKRFFEIVLNYQKKIIELYYGALGKYIHYTSSGDDFATQNGLFISPDMFRELIKPYFKERIRYTKTFTDAAYLHHSCGSVFPLIDDLIDCGVDILNPIQPKARGMDPKLLKDTYGDRIIFHGGIDTQDILPYGTKESIEEEVEKVIKILNKNGGYIFATAHNIQEDVPCQNIVYMFEAAKKFGRG; encoded by the coding sequence ATGAAAAGAAGAGATGATTTTTATAAAACACTCAGGCACATAAGACCTGAAAGATTGATAATTGACTTAGGAGGAAATCCCCTCTCAAGTATGGAAGGACGCAGCATGTATAAGCTGCTTGAATTCCTGGGATACGAACAGGATAAGGATAACATAGATATTCTGCCATTTGGCAAAGTCCGTAAACTGGATGAGAGATTGCTTGAGTATTTTGATATTGATACGAGGTCTGTAGGTGCCATATTACACCCCAAAAAGTCATTATATAGGAAAGTATCTGATAATGAGTATGTGGATGAATGGGGGATTAGACGCAAATATACAGGCATGTACTGGGATATTGTGGATTATCCCTTGAAAGGTGCTTCCCTGGAGGATCTGGAATTATTTGAGTGGCCTGACCCTGAATCTATTGATATAAGTGAATTAGAGAATTACACCAGAGAAGCTGAAAGGTTATATAAAGAAACCGACTATATTATATGTGCTGAACACCCTGTTTACGGCATATTTGAATTGGGATGTTGGATGTGCGGTTTCGATGATTTTCTTTTAAAAATGGCTATAGATCAGGACTTTGTTAAAAGGTTCTTTGAAATTGTTTTAAACTATCAAAAAAAAATAATTGAATTGTATTACGGAGCATTAGGCAAATATATCCATTACACTTCCAGCGGAGATGATTTTGCCACCCAGAATGGATTGTTCATATCTCCCGACATGTTTAGAGAGTTAATTAAACCATATTTCAAAGAAAGAATAAGATATACAAAAACGTTTACAGATGCGGCATACCTTCACCATTCATGCGGCAGCGTTTTCCCATTGATAGATGACCTGATTGATTGTGGCGTAGATATACTAAATCCCATCCAACCCAAAGCAAGGGGTATGGACCCTAAACTCCTTAAAGACACTTACGGGGATAGAATAATCTTTCATGGAGGCATAGATACCCAGGACATTTTGCCCTACGGTACAAAAGAAAGTATAGAAGAGGAAGTTGAGAAAGTTATAAAAATCCTAAATAAAAATGGGGGCTATATTTTTGCTACTGCCCATAATATTCAGGAAGATGTACCGTGCCAGAATATTGTTTATATGTTTGAAGCAGCTAAAAAATTTGGAAGGGGTTAG